GTCCGCCGCGCCGCCGTGGGAAAAATTGAGGCGGAACACGCTGACTCCGGCTTCGGCCAGAGCCAGAAGTTTTTCACTGCTGTTGGAGGCGGGGCCAATGGTGGCGACGATCTTGGTTTTCATGGTTTGTTCCCGAACATGCCTTGCTGAAGCCGCTTGGGCGGGCCATGCCATTGCCCCATAACATCTGTGCTGGCGGAGTCCCCAAGCCTTGGGCGTGGCGTGTTCTTTATGGTTAAACGCCACGGGACGGCATGCTGCATTCTGCCGGCTCTGTTCTGCATAAAACGTCCCGTTTACTGAACTGTTGCCGCTTTTACCGCCATTGTCAAGGTATTTAGCCTGCCGGGGCAAGCCGTCGGTATGGTGGCAAAGCCCGCTTGACACCCTCGGAGCCTTGGGGCATAAGTGGAAAAAAGTGGTAAAAAGTAGTAAAAAAGTGGTAAGACGGTGCACAAACTCTTCAAAAAAAGCCTTTCCCGCAGCCTGGACCCCAAGGGCCGGCTTATGCTCCCGCCGGAGTACAGGGAAGGACTTTGCGCCGAAGGCGGCAACGGCACCTTCTGGCTCACCGCTTTTTACGGTCGTCTGGTGGCCTACCTTCCGGAGGACTGGGAAGCCGTTACCACGCAGTTGAGCAGCATCGCCCTGCCGTCGCCCCGGCTGGCCCATTTCAAAACCAAGGTCATGGGCCTTGCGCAGGAACTGACGCCCGATGCCCAGGGCCGGGTGCGCATCCCCCAGGCGCTCATGCATGAAGTGGGGCTTGAGAAAGACGTCATGCTGGTGGGGATGCTCAGCAAGTTTGAAATCTGGGATCTGGCCCGCTTCAACGCCCTGAGTATTGAGGACGTTTCGGCCGAACTGGCCGCCAGCGGCCTGAACATCAGCCTGTAAACGCGGGCGGGGAGGGGGCCACGCTTCCCGCAGGCCCTGCAACCTCGCGTCGCTCACAGGATACGGTCATGCAAGAGTCTTTGTCGTCAGAGCAAAATCCGGCCCGGCACGTGCCGGTGCTGCCGACCCAGGTGCTGGAGGCTTTGGCCCCGCGCCCCGGCGGGCGGTATCTGGATGGCACTCTGGGCCTGGGCGGCCACGCTGCCGCCGTGCTTGCGGCGGCCCCTGCCGTGGAGCTCTGCGGTCTGGACCGTGACGCGGAAGCCCTGGAACTGGCCCGGCAGCGGCTGGCGCCCTTCGGCGACAGGGCGCATTTTTTTCACTGCCAGTATAGTGAATTTGCACAGGCTTTGGACCAACTGGGTTGGGACAGGATAGACGGCGCGCTGCTGGACATCGGCGTTTCGTCCCTGCAGCTGGATGAGCCCGAGCGGGGCTTCAGCTTCCACGGCGACGGGCCGCTGGACATGCGCATGGACCCGCAGCCGGGCTTGCCTTCGGCCTGGCACTGGGTCAACCGCGAAAGTTTCGCCCGCCTCAAGGAATGCATCGCCACCCTGGGTGAAGAACCCCAGGCCGGGCGTATTGCCCGCGTCATTGTGGAGGCCCGTCAGAAAGCCAGCATCGACACTACAGCCGAACTGGCTGCCCTGGTGGAAAAAGCCTATCCCGCCGCCTGGCGGGCCAGGGCCCGGCGGCACCCGGCCACCCGCACCTTTCAGGCCTTGCGTATGGCTGTCAACGACGAGTTGGGCGAACTGCGCCGCTTTCTGGATGGCATCCTTTCCCGGCTTTCTCTGGGCGGCAGGCTGGCTGTCATCACCTTCCATTCCCTGGAAGACCGTATGGTCAAACAGGCCATGCGCCACTGGGCCGAGGGCTGCCGGTGCCCCCGGCATGTGCCCGTCTGTGTTTGTCGACATGTGCCCGAAGTGCGTCTGTTGCATAAAAAGCCTCTCCAGGCCGATGCGGAGGAGCTGGCCCGTAACCCGCGCGCCAGCAGCGCCAAGCTGCGAGCTGTGGAAAAAATCGCCGAGGCCGTGTCGTGAAGCGGGCCGCAGCGGCGCGGCAAACCGGCGGCAGGGGTTGGCTGCTGGTTCTGGTGCTGGGGCTTTTATCCTGCATGATTATGGGACTGGTGCTGGTGTGGAGCAACATCGAGCGCATGGATACCACCTATTTCATCAACATCGCGCAGAATACCCAGCGTGAGCGCGAGGCCCTGCGGGCCAAGCTGGAAGTGGAGCGCGAACGCCTGCTTTCGCCCTATGAACTGCGTCGCCGGGCCGAAGAGTTCGGCATGCACGAACCCAAGCCGGGGCAGATCCGGCGGCTGGAGCTGCGCTGAGTCCCGGCCTTGTCCGGGCTAAAAGGTCTATTTTTCAGGACGCCCGCCGGGCGTCGGAGCAGGAACCGACATGTTCAAACTCAGATCCCGCAAAAACAACAGGTCAGAAGCCGACCAGCGCAAAAAGACCACTTCCCGGCCCAACCGTCACGTTACGTCCGAACGCGAACGCGCGTCCTGGGCGCGCAACGTGGACTGGGGCCGGGCCCGCATTCGCCTGGTGGTGGGCGTCTTCTGTCTGTTGTGGGTGGGGCTGTGGAGCCGGGCCTGGTACCTGCAGATGATTGAGGGGCCGCGCCTGGCGGAACGCGCCCGTCGGCAGCATATGGCTTCCGAACTGGTCACAGGCCGGCGGGGTATGATTTATGACCGCAACGGGCAGGTGCTGGCGCGCAGTGTAGAGGCCCGTTCAGTCTATGCCCGACCGCAGGACATTGAAGACTTTCAGGCCATGGCCATCAAACTGGGGCCCATCCTGGGGCAGGATCCGCAAAAGCTCTATGCGGAGCTGTCGCAGACCAAGCGCCGCTTTGTCTGGCTGCGCCGCAAGGTGGACGACTACACCGCCGAGGCCGTACGCAAGGCCAATATTCCCGGCATAGGCCTGAGCAAGGAATACGACCGTATCTATCCCTTCAAGCATATGGCCGGGCAGCTGCTGGGCTTTGTCGGCCTGGACGACAAGGGTCTGGAAGGTCTTGAACGCACGCTGGACGACCGCCTGGGCTGCGTGCCCACCAGGCAGATCGTGCAGCGCGACGCCATGGGCCGACGGTTTTATCTGCACGAAGAAGGGCAGAGTGAGCCCGTGGGGCAGGACGTGACCCTGACCATTGACGTGCAGATGCAGTTTATTGTGGAGGAAGCCGTGGCCCGCGCTGTGCGCGACTTTGACGCCCGCTGGGGCGGCGCGCTGGTGGTGGACGTGCCCTCAGGCGAGATTATGGCCTGGGCCCAGTACCCCTTTTTTAACCCCAACACCTATAAGGAAGCGAGTCCGCTCATCTACCGCAACCGCCTGGCGGCGGATGCTCTGGAACCGGGCTCAACCTTCAAACCCTTTGTCATGGCCGCGGCCCTGCAGGAGCACAAGGTCACCCCCAATACGCTCATTGACTGCGAAGGCGGCAAATGGGTGAATAAAAACTTCACCATCCGGGACACCTCTCGTCAGGGCATCCTGCCGGCCACCAAGGTGCTGCGCTATTCCTCCAATATTGGTATGGCAAAGATCGGCCTTTCCTTGGGTGCGCCAACTTTTTACAAGTATCTGCATGCATTGGGGTTTGGTCAGCACACGGGCGTGCCCGTGGCCGACAGCAGGGGCATTCTACGTCAGCCGCGAGACTGGAGTGAAGTGGACGTGCTGGCCACATCCTTTGGGCAGAGCATTTCCGTCACCGGGCTGCAGATGGCGCAGGCCTATCTGACTCTGCTCAACAACGGCGTATTCAAGCCCCTGCGTCTTACCCGCGACGACGGCGGGGTGGTGGAGGCGCACACGCGCGTCTATGCCGAAACCGCCGTGCGTCAGGTCATGCACATGATGCGCGATGTGGTGGAAGAAAAGGACGGTACGGGCAAGCGCGCCCGCGTGGACGGCCTGCTGGTGGCCGGAAAAACCGGCACGGCTCAGAAGGCCGACCACCGCTCCGGCACGTATGGCAGCAAGCGGCTGGCCTCCTTTGTGGGGTTTTTCCCGGCGGACAAGCCGCGCTACCTTATTCTGGTCATGGTGGACGAGCCCAGCCGCAACCAGTACGGCGGCGTAGTGGCTGCGCCGGTATTTAAGGAAATTGCTTCCCGCACCGTAACCTATACGGGCATGCTGGCCTCCACGTCGGCCGACGAAGCTGCCGATAAACCTAAGGCCGCCGCGGCTCAGGGCCGGGGCCGCAGCCTCAAACTTGCGGGCCTGGAGACGCCCTTCAGCCCTGCCGCGCGCAATGCCGTGCCTGCTCGGCCCGAAACGGGCATGCGTCTGCCTGGTCATCTGGCCAAGGCCGGCAGCCGCGTGCCGGACGTCATGGGCAAAACCGTGCGCAACGCCGTAGAGCTGTTTGCCCGCGCGGGCGTGGTGCCCGAACTCAAAGGCAGCGGCAGCCGTGTGGTCAAGCAGAGCCCCCTGCCGGGTACGGCCTGGCCCGAAGATGACCGTGGGGCGGAATATATCCTCTGGCTTTCAGAGCGGTAGATTTTGGAGTGTTGCGCGTTTTCCTGACGGCGCGGCAGCGCGCGGTTGTGGGTTGCCAGAGGCCGCGTCCGTCAGGTTTTTTCAGGGCAATTCCGTTTTGCAGCTGCCCTGACGGATCTGCGCAAGCGAGGTCTGCCACGGAGGCGGGCCACGCAGTTAAGCGCCGGAGTGGCTGCGTAAAATTTTGAGAATGCGCATTCTCAAAAGTATAGTGCTGTTGGAGCGGGCCGCCTCCACCGCAGTTGCGGGCGCGGGATCGGCTGCGGTTACAAAGGAGAAAAACGGGTATGGAACGGGATTTTGCGGCCTTGCTGGAACAGTGCCGACGCGGCGGCGTGGAAGTGCGCGCGGATTCGCGTCAGGTCGGGCCCGGAGACGTCTTCGTGGCCGTGCCCGGCGCGAGCGAGGACGGCGCGCGTTTTATTTCCGCAGCCGTGGCGGCGGGCGCGGCTACTGTGGTCTGCCGGCCCGATGCGGCCGCTGCCGTATCCGGGGGCTGCGCTGTGGTGGCCCATCCTGACCCGCGCGAGGCCCTTTGGCGGTTGGCTCAGGCCCGCTGGCACACCGATGCGCTGGCGCTGAAGATCCTGGGCGTCACCGGCACCAATGGCAAGACCACCTGCGCCTATCTGCTGGAACGGCTGTTCAGCGAAGCCGGGCACAAAGTGGGCGTTATGGGCACCGTTAACTACCGCTGGCCCGGCCACACGGAACCAGCCCCGCTGACTACGCCCGACCCCCTGCATGTGCACGCCATGCTGGCGCAGATGGCCGCTGCCGGGGCGGACGTGGCTGTGATGGAGGCCTCCTCCCACGCCATAGAGCAGCAGCGCGTGGACGGCGTGCCTTTTGCCGGGGCCATTTTTACCAACCTGACCCAGGATCATCTGGACTACCACAGGGACATGGAGAGCTACTTTAAGGCCAAGGCCCGGCTTTTCCTTGAATTACCCCGTGCGGACAAGGCTGTGGCCGTCAATGCTGACGACCCCTGGGGACGGCGGTTGCTGGAGCTATGTCCCGACGCGCTTTCTTTTGGCCTGCAGAAGGGCGGGCCGCAGCGGCGGCATCTGTGGGGAGAGCTGCTCTCCGCCGGCACTGACGGCTGTCATCTGCGCATGCGCCTGGGCAAGCACGCCTGGGAGCTGCATTCGCCGCTGGTGGGGGCTTTCAACGCCTCCAACCTGTTGGCCGTACAGGCCCTGGCCCTGGATATGGGGCTGGAACCGGAGACCTTTACGGCCTTGGAACATTTTACGGGCGTCTGCGGTCGGCTGGAGCGCGTGCCCAATCCCCAAGGGCTGCACGTCTTTGTGGACTATGCCCACACGCCGGATGCGCTGGTCAACGTGCTCAAGGCTCTGCGCGAGGCGGGCTTTGCGCGCATTGTCACTGTGTTCGGCTGCGGCGGCAACCGCGACCGCACCAAGCGGCCGCTTATGGGCGAGGCCGTGGCCCGCTGGTCCGACGTGGCTGTGCTGACGTCGGACAATCCGCGCTTTGAGGAGCCGGAAGCCATTCTTGCCGACGTGCTGCCCGGTCTGAAAACCGCCCGGCAAGTGCTGGTGGAGGTGGACCGGCGCACGGCCACGGCCAGGGCGCTGGACCTGCTGGGCAAGGACGACGCCTTGCTTATTGCAGGTAAAGGGCATGAGGATTATCAGATCGTCAAGGGAATAAAGCACCACTACAGTGACCAGGAAGTGGTGCGGGAGTTGCTGCATTGCGCCTGAGTTACGCGGAAATAGCAGTCCATCTGGGCTTGCCCGGCAGCAGGGACGACCGTCTGCTGACCACTGCAGTGACGGACAGCCGCGAGGCCTGCCCCGGCGCACTCTTTGTCTGCGTGCCCGGCAGCCGCGTGGATGGCCACGATTTTGCCGCAGCGGCCGTGGAGCGGGGCGCAGGCGCGGTGCTGGCGCAGCGGCCTTTGCCGCCTGTGGGCGCGCCTGTGCTGCTGGTGCCGGATACGGTGACGGCCCTGGGGCGCATTGCCGCGCTGTGGCGTTCCAAAACCCGGGCCAGGGTAGTGGGCATCACGGGCACGGCGGGCAAAACCACGCTCAAGGAAGTGCTGGCGCAGGTGTTGGCCGTGCGCGGTCAGACGGCCCGCAACGCCCTGAACCACAACAACCAGATCGGCATGCCCCGCGCCATGCTGGCCACGGACGGGCAGGAAGATTTTTGGGTGCTGGAGGCGGGCATCAGCCACGCCGGCGACATGGATGCTCTGGGCTCGGTGCTGCGTCCTGATCTGGGGCTGGTTCTCAACGCGGGCGCGGGCCATACGGAGGGCCTGGGCGCAAAGGGCGTGGCCTGGCACAAGGCGCGCCTGCTGCATTATCTGGCTTCCGGAGGCTTGGGCCTTATTTGCGCCGACTATCCCGATCTGGTGCGCGAAGCCGGCGCATACGACGCGGACGTGCGTCTGTTCAGCGCCACAGGACGACGCGCGGACTTCGCGGCCGCCTATCTGGGCCCGGCGCCTCTTTCAGGCGCAGCGGTTGCGGACGGCGCGGAGAATCCGCCGCCAATCGTGGAACAGGGGCTTTTTCGGGTGCGGCTTGAAGGGGTAACGTTCACGCTGGCCGCGCCCTTTCGCGGGGCCTACGGCGCGGAAAACGTGGCTGCCGTGGCCGCAGCAGCGCACGTGCTGGGGCTGAGCATGGAGGAAATCGCCCAGGGCTTGGGGCGGGCCGTGTTGCCCGCACAACGCCTGGCCCGCCAGCGCCTGGCAGGCTGGCTGCTGCTGGACGATACCTACAACGCCAACCCCTTGTCTATGCAGCGCATGCTGGAAGCGGCCGCCGGACAGGCTGTGGGTGCGCCCCTGGTGGCGGTGTTGGGCGAAATGCTGGAACTGGGCGCACAGGCCGCGCCCTGCCATGAAGTCCTGGGGCGGCAACTGGCTGCTCTGGGCCCGGCGGCCGTGTTCTGGAAGGGAGGACAGGCAGAGGCCGTGCACGCGGGCCTGCAGCGGGGCGGTTATGGTGGCCCTTGGCTGCCCGTGGCGGACGCGGCGGATTTTGCGACAACCTGGGAAAAAACGGCGGGCCGGCTGCCCGGCGGCGTCGTATTGTTCAAGGGTTCGCGCGGCAACCGGCTGGAGCTGTTGCTGGCGGCCTTGCGGGAGCGGCTTGGGCGGTCGGAGGCCGCGCGGCCGGAATAGTGAGCGTAGCGGCCTCGGCAAACGTTTGCTCCTGAGAACGGGCGTTTCTCAGTTCTGGCAACGCTCTGGGGCAAACCAACGGAACGGACAGGCATGTTTTATAATTTTTTGGTGCCCTTTTCTGCGGACTACACCTTCCTCAACGTGTTCCGCTACATCAGTTTCCGTTCCATGGCCGCGCTCATCACGGCCCTGGTCTTCTCCATTCTGGTGGGGCCGCGCTTTATTGCCTGGCTCCGGCGGGTCAAGTGCGGGCAGTATATCCTTGAGGATGTGGCGGCCCACGCTTCCAAAGCGGGCACGCCCACTATGGGCGGCCTGCTCATGCTGGCGAGTCTTGCGCTCAGCCTGCTGTTCTGGGCCGATCTCTCCAACGCCTACGTCTGGCAGGCCTTCCTGGTCTTTGTGGGCTTTGGGGCCGTGGGCTTCTGGGATGATATGACCAAGCTCCGCCACCACGAAAACCGGGGCATTTCCGGCAAGGCCAAGATGGCCGGGCAACTGGTGGTGGCCTGCGCAGCCATGCTGTTGCTCTATGCCAATCCGGACTACAGCAGCAAGCTCACGGTACCGTTTTTCAAGGAAGTGACCGTGGACCTGGGCTGGATGTACCTGCCCTTCGGCATTTTTGTCATGGTGGCCGCATCCAACGCCGTGAATCTTACGGACGGGCTGGACGGACTGGCCATCGGACCTTCCATCGTAGCCTGCCTGGTTTTCTCCATTTTCATTTACATCACGGGCAACGCGCGCTTTTCCAGTTATCTGCTGGTGCCCTACATGCCGGGCGTGGGTGAGGTGACCGTGTTCTGCGCCGCACTGGTGGGCGCGGGGCTGGGTTTTTTATGGTTCAACGCCTATCCCGCCCAGGTTTTTATGGGCGACGTGGGCTCGCTTTCCATGGGTGGGGTGCTGGGCTATCTGGCCCTGCTCTGCAAGCAGGAACTGGTGCTGGCGGTGGTGGGCGGTTTGTTTGTGGCCGAGACTCTTTCGGTCATCCTGCAGGTGAGTTACTTTCGCTGGACAGGCGGCAAGCGCATCTTTCGCATGGCGCCGCTGCACCACCATTTTGAACTCAAGGGCGTGCCGGAATCAAAAATCATCATCCGCTTCTGGATTACGTCCATCCTGTTGGGGCTCATGGCTCTTTCAGTCCTGAAACTGCGCTGAGGAGACGGCTTATGGCGTTGGAAAAAGCACGGGGCAGACGCATCAATGCCGGAGAACTGGCAGTGGTGGTGGGCGCGGGCCGGTCCGGCCTGGCGGCGGCGCGGCTGTTGCGACGCGAAGGCGCGCGCGTGCGGCTTCTGGACAGCAACCCCAAGGCCTTCGCGGGCCGGGAAGCCCTGGCCGAAGATCTGCGCGCCCTGGGCGTGGAGCTGCTCTTGGGCGAGCACAAGCCGGAGATGTTCGCTCAGGCGGCTTTTGTGGTGCCCAGCCCCGGCATGCCCGCCGTGCGCCTACAGGGACTGGTGGATACGGAGACTTCTGAAATTCTGGCCGAAATGGAACTGGCCTGGCGCTGCCTGAGCGACGAGCCCGTACTGGCCGTTACCGGCACCAGCGGCAAAACCACCACGGCTTCCCTGGCGGCGGCCATGCTGCACGAGCAAGGCTATGCGGTCTTTCTGGGCGGCAATATCGGCACGCCCCTTTCGGAATATGTGCTGGCCGGAACCAGGGCCGACGTGCTGGTGCTGGAGGTATCCAGCTTTCAGCTTCAGACCTGCACGACGTTCTGCCCCCGGGCGGGCATCCTGCTCAACATTACGCCCAATCATCTGGACTACCATAAGGATATGGAAGAATACATTACGGCCAAGTTCCGCCTGTTCCGCTGTCAGGACGAGGGCGATCTGGCCGTGCTGGGGGCGGACCTGCGCCCCCTGGCCGAACGTTATGCGCTCAAGGCCCGCACGGTTTTTGTGGACGCCACGGAGCGCTTTCCCCACAGTCGGCTCATGGGGCGGCACAACCGCATCAACGAGGAGGCGGCCTGGCAGGCCTGCCGACTGTTCGGCGTGCGCGAAGAGAGCGCGGCCCGCGCCGTGGCCCGCTTTGCGCCGCTGCCGCACCGCCTGGAGCGGGTGCGCGAACTGCGTGGCGTGCTGTATGTCAATGATTCCAAATGCACCACGGTATCGGCCCTGCAAGTGGCGCTGGAGGCTTTTGACCGGCCTGTGCGCCTGCTTTGCGGCGGCAAGTTCAAAGGCGGCGATTTGGCGGCCCTCTCCGCGCTGGTGCGGGAAAAAGTCAAAGAAGTTGTGCTGTTCGGCGCAAGTCGTGAGCATTTTGAAAAGGCCTGGCAAGGGGTCGTGCCCCTGAGCTGGCACCCGACCCTGGAGCCGGCCGTGCGCTTTGCGAGCGCCGACGCGCAGCCGGGCGAGGTGGTGCTGCTGGCCCCGGCCACATCCAGTTATGATCTTTACCGCAACTATGAAGAGCGCGGCGACGATTTTAAACGTCTGGTGGGGTTGTTGGCATGAAAAACGTCTTTACGGCCAAAACCGTAAAAAAATCGGGTGAGAGCCCTCTGGCACGCGCCATGAATGGGGCGACGAACGCAGCGCCCTTTGACTGGTGGCTGTTCGCTCTCATGCTGGTTATTCTGGCCATTGGTCTGGTCATGGTACTTTCGGCCAGCGGCATTGTGGCCGAACAGGTCAACGGCGACAAATACTATTTTTTCAAGCGTCAGATCTTCTTTGCCCTGGCGGGCGGGGCGGCCCTCTGGGGCGCGGCCCTTATGCCGCGGCAGTGGCTTTACCATCTGCAGTATCCCGCACTTTTTGTGGCGTTATTGCTCCTGCTGGTGACGCTCTCGCCGCTGACCCCGGCCATCAACGGCGCCAAGCGCTGGATTCCGCTGGGGCCTGTTTCCGTGCAGCCCATGGAATTCGTCAAAATTGCTTTGGCCCTGTATCTGGCCTACTTCATGAGCTCCAAGCAGGATCTGATCAAGACCTTCAGCCGGGGCGTCATCCCGCCCTTTGCGGTCACAGGCCTGTTCTGTTTTCTGCTGCTGCTCCAGCCGGACTTCGGCAGCGCCGTGGTGTTGGCCTGCCTGCTTTTCTTTATGTGTGTGGCGGGTGGCACCCGCTTTATCTACCTGTTCTTTTCCGTAGCCCTGGCCTGCGCGGGCGCCATGGCCCTGGCCATTTCCTCCCCCTATCGGCTGCGGCGGCTGCTGGCCTTTCTCGATCCTTTTCAGGACGCCCACAATACGGGCTACCAGTTGGTGCAGTCCTTGCTGGCCATCGGTTCCGGCAGCTTCTTCGGCGTGGGGGTGGGGGCCAGCAAGCAGAAGATGTTCTATCTGCCGGAGGCCCACAACGACTTTATCATGGCCGTGCTGGCTGAAGAACTGGGCTTTGTGGGCGTGAGCGTAGTCATGATTCTGTTCGCCCTCTTGTTCTGGCGCTGCTACAAAATCATCATGGGCCAGCAGAATCTGCGCGACCGCTTCACCGCTTTCGGCATTACCACCATTCTGGTCATGGGCGCGGTGCTCAATCTGGCCGTGGTCATGGGCGTGGCCCCGCCCAAGGGCGTGCCCATGCCGCTCATGAGCTACGGCGGCAGTAACCTGGTGGCCACCATGCTTTGTGTGGGGCTGCTCATGAACTTTTCAAGGACGGCGGAACCGTGGACAGCATCCTCCTGACCACCGGCGGCACCGGCGGGCACATCTTTCCGGCTCTGGCCGTGGCGGAAGAACTGCGGCGGCGCAACCCGGACGTGCGGCTGCTCTTTGTGGGTTCGCAGTACGGCCCGGAAGAGCGTCTGGCCCGTCTGGCGGACGTGCCTTTTGCGGGTCTGCCCGTGCGCGGATTCCTGGGGCGCGGGCTGCGGGCCGTGGGCGCGGCCGGTCGCATGACGCTGGCCGTGGGCAAAGCGCTCAAGCTGGTGCGGCGGTTTGACCCCCAGGCCGTGGCAGGTTTTGGCGGCTACGCGGCCTTTGCGCCCATGCTGGCCGCGCGGCTGCTGGGCGTGCCCGGTCTGCTGCACGAACAGAACGCCGTAGCCGGCATGAGCAACCGCCTGCTGGCCCGCCTGGCGCGCAAGGTCTGCCTTTCCCTGCCCAATACGGAAGGTTTTGACCCGAAAAAATGCGTGCTCACCGGCAACCCCGTGCGGGCCGCTGTGAGCGCCGTGGGCGGACTTTCTCGCGAGCGGCGCACGCGTCGCCTGCTGGTTATGGGCGGTTCGCAGGGCGCGCACGCCCTCAACGCCTTTATGGTGGAGCACCTGGCCGCCTTTCGCGGTGGGGGGGTGGAAATCCGCCATCAGACCGGCGAGGCCGACGCGGGCTGGGTGCGCGCGGCTTATGTGGCTGCGGGCTACGCGCCGGAAAGCGTGGCGGCTTTTATTGACGACATGGCCGCAGCCTATGCCTGGGCCGATGTGGCGCTGTGCCGGGCCGGAGCCAGCACCGTGGCTGAACTCTGCGCCGCTGGTCTGCCTGCAGTGCTGGTGCCCTTTCCCCACGCCATCCACGACCACCAGACCCGCAACGCCACGGTGCTGGCCCGCTGCGGCGCGGCGGAACTGGTGCCCGAAAGCCGTATGGTGGTGCAGCACATGGACGAAACCTTGCTGCGCCTGCTGAGCATGCCCGGCGAACGCGCCCCCATGGCCGCTGCGGCTCTTGCCGCAGCCCGCCCGGACGCCGCCGCACGGGTGGCTGATATCTTGGAAACCATCGTTAAAACCCGCGCCTGAGCGCCGTGCAATATGCCGAACCCCGATGAGGCAGCTTTAACCGCCCAATGTATCTAGACTTTTTTTAAAGGATTTTTTACATGAACAACAAAATCAAACGCATCCACATGGTGGGCATCGGCGGCGCGGGCATGAGCGGCATTGCGGAAGTGCTGCTTAACCAGGGGTACGCGGTCACGGGGTCGGATATGGCCGATTCTGCCGTGGTGCGCCATCTGCGGGATCTGGGCGCGCACATCGCTCTGGGCCACGCGGCGGAAAATATCGGCGATGTGCAGGTGCTGGTTAAATCCACGGCCATCAGTGAGGACAACCCGGAACTGGTGGAGGCCCGTCGGCGCAATATCGCCATTATCCCCCGTGCGGAAATGCTGGCCGAGCTCATGCGCCTGCGGCAGGGCGTGGCCATTGCCGGCACCCACGGCAAAACCACCACCACCTCGCTCACGGCCTCCATTTTCGATACCGCCGGGCTGGATCCCACGGTGATCATCGGCGGTCGGCTCAATGTTTACGGCACCAACGCCCACCTGGGCCACGGCGACTACCTTATTGCCGAGGCGGACGAATCCGACGGCTCTTTTTTGTGCCTGTTGCCCATTATCAATGTGGTCACCAATGTGGATGAAGACCATCTGGACCACTATAAAACCCGCGAGCACCTCAACGCGGCCTTTGTGCAGTTCATGAACCAGGTGCCGTTTTACGGCCTTAATGTTGTCTGCGGCGACGATCCCGGCGTGCGGGCCCTGCTGCCCCAGGTCAAGCGCCCGGTGCTGACCTACGGTTTTGCCGAAGAAAACGCCCTGCGCGCCGTGCCCCTGGAAAGCGGACGCACCAATCATTTTGAGGTCTGGCGCGACAACCGCAACCTGGGCGAAATCAATCTGCCCCAGCCAGGGCGGCACAACATGCTCAACGCCTTGGGCGCCATCGGCGCGGCTATGGCTGCCGACATCAGCTTTACGGACTGCACGCGCGGCCTGAACGGCTTTGGCGGCGTGGGGCGGCGTTTTGAATTCAAAGGCGAGCGGGGTGGCGTTACCGTGGTGGACGACTACGGCCACCACCCGGCGGAAATTGCGGCTACCCTGGCTACGGCCCGGCAGGTTTTTCCTGGTCGACGTCTGGTGGCGGCGTTTCAGCCTCACCGTTTTACGCGCACCCAAGCCCATTT
This portion of the Desulfovibrio legallii genome encodes:
- a CDS encoding UDP-N-acetylmuramoyl-tripeptide--D-alanyl-D-alanine ligase; its protein translation is MRLSYAEIAVHLGLPGSRDDRLLTTAVTDSREACPGALFVCVPGSRVDGHDFAAAAVERGAGAVLAQRPLPPVGAPVLLVPDTVTALGRIAALWRSKTRARVVGITGTAGKTTLKEVLAQVLAVRGQTARNALNHNNQIGMPRAMLATDGQEDFWVLEAGISHAGDMDALGSVLRPDLGLVLNAGAGHTEGLGAKGVAWHKARLLHYLASGGLGLICADYPDLVREAGAYDADVRLFSATGRRADFAAAYLGPAPLSGAAVADGAENPPPIVEQGLFRVRLEGVTFTLAAPFRGAYGAENVAAVAAAAHVLGLSMEEIAQGLGRAVLPAQRLARQRLAGWLLLDDTYNANPLSMQRMLEAAAGQAVGAPLVAVLGEMLELGAQAAPCHEVLGRQLAALGPAAVFWKGGQAEAVHAGLQRGGYGGPWLPVADAADFATTWEKTAGRLPGGVVLFKGSRGNRLELLLAALRERLGRSEAARPE
- a CDS encoding UDP-N-acetylmuramoyl-L-alanyl-D-glutamate--2,6-diaminopimelate ligase, with product MERDFAALLEQCRRGGVEVRADSRQVGPGDVFVAVPGASEDGARFISAAVAAGAATVVCRPDAAAAVSGGCAVVAHPDPREALWRLAQARWHTDALALKILGVTGTNGKTTCAYLLERLFSEAGHKVGVMGTVNYRWPGHTEPAPLTTPDPLHVHAMLAQMAAAGADVAVMEASSHAIEQQRVDGVPFAGAIFTNLTQDHLDYHRDMESYFKAKARLFLELPRADKAVAVNADDPWGRRLLELCPDALSFGLQKGGPQRRHLWGELLSAGTDGCHLRMRLGKHAWELHSPLVGAFNASNLLAVQALALDMGLEPETFTALEHFTGVCGRLERVPNPQGLHVFVDYAHTPDALVNVLKALREAGFARIVTVFGCGGNRDRTKRPLMGEAVARWSDVAVLTSDNPRFEEPEAILADVLPGLKTARQVLVEVDRRTATARALDLLGKDDALLIAGKGHEDYQIVKGIKHHYSDQEVVRELLHCA
- the rsmH gene encoding 16S rRNA (cytosine(1402)-N(4))-methyltransferase RsmH gives rise to the protein MQESLSSEQNPARHVPVLPTQVLEALAPRPGGRYLDGTLGLGGHAAAVLAAAPAVELCGLDRDAEALELARQRLAPFGDRAHFFHCQYSEFAQALDQLGWDRIDGALLDIGVSSLQLDEPERGFSFHGDGPLDMRMDPQPGLPSAWHWVNRESFARLKECIATLGEEPQAGRIARVIVEARQKASIDTTAELAALVEKAYPAAWRARARRHPATRTFQALRMAVNDELGELRRFLDGILSRLSLGGRLAVITFHSLEDRMVKQAMRHWAEGCRCPRHVPVCVCRHVPEVRLLHKKPLQADAEELARNPRASSAKLRAVEKIAEAVS
- a CDS encoding penicillin-binding transpeptidase domain-containing protein yields the protein MFKLRSRKNNRSEADQRKKTTSRPNRHVTSERERASWARNVDWGRARIRLVVGVFCLLWVGLWSRAWYLQMIEGPRLAERARRQHMASELVTGRRGMIYDRNGQVLARSVEARSVYARPQDIEDFQAMAIKLGPILGQDPQKLYAELSQTKRRFVWLRRKVDDYTAEAVRKANIPGIGLSKEYDRIYPFKHMAGQLLGFVGLDDKGLEGLERTLDDRLGCVPTRQIVQRDAMGRRFYLHEEGQSEPVGQDVTLTIDVQMQFIVEEAVARAVRDFDARWGGALVVDVPSGEIMAWAQYPFFNPNTYKEASPLIYRNRLAADALEPGSTFKPFVMAAALQEHKVTPNTLIDCEGGKWVNKNFTIRDTSRQGILPATKVLRYSSNIGMAKIGLSLGAPTFYKYLHALGFGQHTGVPVADSRGILRQPRDWSEVDVLATSFGQSISVTGLQMAQAYLTLLNNGVFKPLRLTRDDGGVVEAHTRVYAETAVRQVMHMMRDVVEEKDGTGKRARVDGLLVAGKTGTAQKADHRSGTYGSKRLASFVGFFPADKPRYLILVMVDEPSRNQYGGVVAAPVFKEIASRTVTYTGMLASTSADEAADKPKAAAAQGRGRSLKLAGLETPFSPAARNAVPARPETGMRLPGHLAKAGSRVPDVMGKTVRNAVELFARAGVVPELKGSGSRVVKQSPLPGTAWPEDDRGAEYILWLSER
- a CDS encoding division/cell wall cluster transcriptional repressor MraZ, whose protein sequence is MHKLFKKSLSRSLDPKGRLMLPPEYREGLCAEGGNGTFWLTAFYGRLVAYLPEDWEAVTTQLSSIALPSPRLAHFKTKVMGLAQELTPDAQGRVRIPQALMHEVGLEKDVMLVGMLSKFEIWDLARFNALSIEDVSAELAASGLNISL